The following proteins are co-located in the Shouchella hunanensis genome:
- a CDS encoding UDP-N-acetylmuramoyl-tripeptide--D-alanyl-D-alanine ligase codes for MIEARLVESVANRTRLQDGPVSFHSVTTDSRNDSKTALFVPLSGERFNGHHYLESAIESGAIAAIWQENEPVPMSIPASFQLYFVDDPLHALQELAQRYRDEVNPYVIGITGSNGKTTTKDIVFQLLGGEPFVHRTAGNLNNHIGVPLTLLSMPKECKFAVVEMGMNHAGEISLLSKLAKPDLAIVTNIGEAHIEHLGSRQGIANAKMEMLDGLKQGGFLVLDGDEPLLDRFQQEQTVSIGFNKQNKEAIATFQPKADGFTFSFLNEQNWYLPLLGEHNVKNAAYAIWIARQVGLATETIKERLAHVTITGMRLEKVAGPNGSTFINDAYNANPSSMKAAIETIKTLPEFKRRIIVLGDIYELGPDEQALHRSVASAIDTPITNIVCVGEKGYWIYDEVKQQNGSIAIEHVEKVADVAEKIRPLLKHDTVVLLKASRRLALEQVLSAVKGGA; via the coding sequence ATGATTGAAGCAAGATTAGTTGAATCTGTTGCGAATCGCACAAGGTTACAGGATGGGCCGGTTTCGTTTCATAGTGTAACAACCGACTCGCGTAACGATTCAAAAACAGCTTTATTCGTTCCGCTTAGTGGTGAACGTTTTAACGGACACCACTACCTCGAATCCGCGATTGAGTCTGGAGCAATAGCGGCGATTTGGCAAGAGAACGAGCCTGTGCCAATGTCCATACCTGCATCGTTTCAGCTTTATTTCGTGGATGACCCGTTACATGCTTTACAGGAATTGGCTCAGCGCTATCGTGATGAAGTCAATCCATATGTGATTGGTATCACAGGTTCAAACGGAAAAACAACAACAAAAGACATCGTGTTCCAGCTTCTTGGTGGGGAACCATTCGTCCATCGGACTGCAGGGAACTTAAATAATCATATTGGTGTGCCATTAACGTTGCTTTCAATGCCTAAAGAATGTAAATTTGCCGTTGTGGAGATGGGGATGAATCACGCTGGGGAAATCTCTCTTCTCTCAAAGCTTGCAAAGCCAGATTTAGCCATTGTGACGAATATCGGCGAAGCCCATATCGAGCATTTAGGTTCTAGACAGGGAATTGCCAACGCAAAAATGGAAATGTTAGATGGGTTAAAACAAGGAGGCTTCCTTGTCTTAGATGGCGATGAACCTTTATTAGATCGATTTCAACAAGAGCAAACCGTTTCAATTGGGTTTAATAAACAAAATAAGGAAGCGATCGCAACGTTTCAGCCTAAAGCAGATGGCTTTACTTTTTCCTTTTTAAACGAACAGAATTGGTATTTGCCTCTATTAGGAGAGCACAATGTGAAGAATGCTGCTTATGCCATATGGATTGCTCGACAAGTAGGCTTAGCAACGGAAACAATTAAAGAACGACTAGCACACGTTACGATTACAGGCATGCGCCTTGAGAAAGTAGCAGGACCAAATGGGTCAACGTTCATTAATGATGCGTATAACGCAAACCCTAGTTCAATGAAAGCGGCAATTGAAACGATTAAAACGTTACCTGAATTCAAGAGACGAATCATTGTGTTAGGTGATATTTATGAACTTGGACCAGATGAACAAGCGCTCCACAGAAGTGTGGCAAGTGCGATTGATACACCGATTACCAATATTGTTTGTGTCGGTGAAAAAGGGTATTGGATTTATGATGAAGTAAAACAACAAAACGGGTCAATTGCTATTGAACATGTTGAGAAAGTAGCAGATGTAGCTGAGAAAATTCGACCCCTTTTGAAACATGACACCGTTGTATTGCTAAAGGCATCACGTCGTCTTGCTTTGGAGCAAGTGTTATCGGCTGTCAAAGGAGGCGCTTAG
- a CDS encoding UDP-N-acetylmuramoyl-L-alanyl-D-glutamate--2,6-diaminopimelate ligase — MKLSELLHGIRGMNTLHATEAKVDIHHIEMDSREVRPGTLFFCINGYTVDGHDFAQSAYEKGAVAVVSERPLDLPIPVFVVRDTKRTMAQLSNRFYDHPTKKLQLIGVTGTNGKTSVTHILEQLFKGQNRTTGLIGTMYTKIDDVYIETKNTTPESLVLQQRFQEMVDKQVDTALMEVSSHALHLGRVRGCDFDIAIFTNLSPDHIDYHQSMDHYMYAKSLLFSQLGNTYEGKTAIFNGDDQVADQLIQMTTADIITYGIKKQADVMASNIRAAATGTAFTLTVFGESIEVKTRLIGLFNVYNVLAAVSAAYVSNLSLSAIQQGLENIEGIAGRFEAIDSGQDFAVIVDYAHTPDSLENVLKTVQDFANNEIRVVVGCGGDRDKTKRPIMGEIAVKYADETIFTSDNPRTEDPNTILQEMTAGLDQDQYRLIVDRSEAIHYAMKQAKTNDIIVIAGKGHETYQEVGRERTHFDDREVARAALKERIK; from the coding sequence ATGAAATTAAGCGAATTGCTTCATGGTATAAGAGGCATGAATACGTTACATGCAACGGAAGCGAAAGTTGACATTCATCATATTGAGATGGATTCAAGAGAAGTCCGTCCAGGCACATTGTTTTTCTGCATTAATGGCTATACTGTGGATGGTCATGATTTTGCGCAAAGTGCGTATGAAAAAGGGGCGGTTGCTGTTGTTTCAGAACGCCCGTTAGATTTACCCATTCCAGTTTTTGTGGTACGTGATACAAAGCGAACAATGGCGCAACTGTCAAATCGCTTCTACGATCATCCGACTAAAAAATTGCAACTTATTGGTGTAACAGGTACGAACGGAAAAACATCGGTTACGCATATTCTAGAACAATTGTTTAAGGGGCAAAATCGTACAACTGGGTTAATTGGGACGATGTATACAAAAATAGACGACGTGTATATTGAGACAAAAAACACGACGCCTGAATCACTCGTCTTACAGCAACGGTTTCAAGAGATGGTTGACAAACAGGTTGATACGGCACTGATGGAAGTGTCATCTCACGCTCTTCACTTAGGTCGAGTACGTGGGTGTGACTTTGATATTGCGATCTTTACAAACTTGTCACCAGACCACATTGATTACCATCAATCAATGGATCACTATATGTATGCAAAGAGTTTACTGTTTTCACAACTTGGGAACACTTATGAAGGAAAAACGGCCATCTTTAATGGCGATGATCAAGTGGCAGATCAATTGATTCAAATGACGACAGCCGATATTATAACGTACGGCATTAAAAAACAAGCCGACGTAATGGCGTCTAACATTCGGGCTGCTGCAACTGGAACCGCATTTACCTTGACCGTATTTGGTGAGTCGATCGAAGTCAAAACACGCTTGATCGGACTATTTAACGTATACAACGTACTAGCCGCTGTATCAGCTGCGTATGTATCGAATCTCTCACTTTCAGCCATTCAACAAGGGTTGGAAAACATCGAGGGTATAGCTGGAAGATTTGAGGCGATAGACTCTGGTCAGGATTTTGCTGTTATTGTAGACTATGCTCATACACCAGATAGCTTAGAGAATGTGTTGAAAACCGTACAAGACTTTGCGAATAACGAGATACGAGTAGTGGTTGGTTGTGGTGGAGACCGGGATAAAACAAAGCGCCCTATTATGGGAGAAATTGCTGTGAAATACGCGGACGAAACCATTTTCACTTCAGACAATCCGAGAACGGAAGATCCGAATACGATCTTGCAAGAGATGACGGCTGGATTAGATCAAGATCAATATCGCTTAATTGTAGATCGTTCAGAAGCGATTCATTACGCGATGAAACAAGCAAAAACAAATGACATTATTGTTATAGCTGGTAAAGGTCATGAAACGTATCAAGAGGTTGGTCGAGAACGTACGCATTTTGACGATCGTGAAGTGGCAAGGGCTGCGCTAAAGGAGCGGATAAAATGA